From a single Xiphophorus maculatus strain JP 163 A chromosome 5, X_maculatus-5.0-male, whole genome shotgun sequence genomic region:
- the exosc9 gene encoding exosome complex component RRP45, translated as MKDTPMSNCERDFILKAIEEKKRLDGRQTYDYRKIKITFGTDYGCCFVDLGQTRVMAQVSCELVVPKENRPNEGIMFFNLELSPMASPAFEQGRQSELSVKLNRQLERCLRNSKCIDTESLCVVSGEKVWQIRVDVHTLNNDGNLMDAASVAAIGALCHFRRPDVSIQGEEVTVYSPEERDPIPLSIYHMPISVSFAFFQQGTFLLVDPCEREERVMDGLLMIAMNKHREICSIQSSGGIMLLKEQVMRCSKIASVKVSEITELINKALLNDKTARKAGGRCGFAESMPQERITALKTDQTAVEMTDVSETASSIVQTAVAPPQTVPSPSVPVPGVGQVGEGLRNTWGLEEEEEEEEEESCGGDSVEEVTKMDVELHQEDKSRTVDVVEILDSDEEEEEVVILYPEATKKPKNTGSSSGQKGAGASRKQKKK; from the exons ATGAAGGACACACCGATGTCCAACTGTGAGCGGGACTTCATACTGAAGGCCATCGAGGAGAAAAAG CGCCTGGATGGGCGACAGACGTATGattacaggaaaataaaaatcacttttgggaCTGACTATGGATGCTGCTTTGTGGATCTGGGACAAACCAG GGTCATGGCCCAGGTGTCATGTGAACTGGTGGTGCCAAAGGAAAATCGTCCGAACGAAGGAATCATGTTCTTCAACCTGGAGCTGTCGCCGATGGCCTCCCCGGCTTTTGAGCAGGGAAG ACAGTCGGAGCTGTCAGTGAAGCTGAACAGACAGCTGGAGAGATGCCTGAGGAACTCCAAGTGCATTGATACAGAGTCCCTGTGTGTGGTGTCTGGAGAAAAG GTGTGGCAGATCAGAGTAGACGTCCACACGCTGAATAACGACGGGAACCTGATGGATGCCGCCAGCGTGGCCGCCATCGGCGCTCTGTGCCACTTCAGACGACCCGACGTCAGCATCCAGGGAGAGGAGGTCACGGTG tatAGTCCAGAGGAGAGAGACCCCATTCCTCTGAGTATCTACCACATGCCCATCAGCGTCAGCTTCGCCTTCTTCCAGCAGGG AACCTTCCTGCTGGTTGACCCGTGTGAGCGGGAGGAGCGAGTGATGGACGGCCTTCTGATGATCGCCAtgaacaaacacagagagatCTGCTCCATTCAGTCCAGCGGGGGCATCATGCTACTGAAAGAGCAG GTGATGAGATGCAGTAAAATAGCCAGCGTCAAGGTGTCTGAGATCACAGAGCTCATCAACAAAGCTCTGCTAAACGACAAGACTGCCAG GAAAGCAGGTGGGAGGTGTGGTTTTGCGGAGTCCATGCCACAGGAGCGAATCACAGCTCTGAAAACGGACCAGACAGCCGTGGAGATGACCGATGTCAGTGAAACAGCCAGTAGCATTGTCCAGACAGCCGTAGCCCCACCTCAAAC GGTGCCATCCCCATCGGTGCCAGTCCCAGGGGTCGGACAGGTAGGGGAGGGTCTGCGCAACACCTGGGGcctagaagaagaagaggaggaggaggaggaggagagctgtGGAGGGGACAGTGTGGAGGAAGTGACAAAGATGGATGTGGAACTGCATCAAGAAGACAAGAGCAGAACAG tggatGTTGTGGAGATATTAGAtagtgatgaagaggaggaggaagtggtcATCCTTTATCCCGaggcaacaaaaaaacctaa aaatacagGGTCCAGTTCTGGCCAGAAGGGGGCAGGAGCATccaggaaacagaagaaaaaatga